From the Lates calcarifer isolate ASB-BC8 unplaced genomic scaffold, TLL_Latcal_v3 _unitig_4498_quiver_2953, whole genome shotgun sequence genome, one window contains:
- the LOC108899971 gene encoding protocadherin gamma-A11-like — protein MACGIRPYTRCEKWRFGCGQNWHLLLVLFYLICMVNGHIRYSIPEEMKKGSLVGNVAQDLGLDLKRLRSGRARIVTEESIQYTELKTDKGILVVNDRIDREQLCGDVTPCSFSFEVILENPMELYQITVEITDINDHSPTFKRNSIHFEISESANTGSRFPLTSAEDPDVGVNGLREYFLTENDNFVLKQNSNADGKKYAEMVLQKPLDRETNPHLSLKLIAVDGGSPQRSGTVNIDVTVLDINDNAPVFNQSVYKATVMENSPRDTYVTTVNASDADIGSNSIVTYYFSDLNSGLSDLFRIDEKTGVISITGSIDYEKDKKYELRIEGKDQGGLTDSSKVIIEVTDVNDNAPTISVMSFTSPVSEDSPPGTTIGIINVKDLDSSDNGQVNCRIEQNAPFKIKSNLRNYYTLVTDIVLDRESVSDYNITVVATDAGMPPLSTKRTFHLKVSDVNDNAPVFPRGVYSAFIPENNSPGVSVLTVRAKDPDENQNARISYILEDTNTGGSPVSEYVSINAESGVIHAVRSFDYEQIKQLVFIVKAQDGGSPPLSSNVTVKILIHDQNDNPPQVLYPVQTGGSLVAEMVPRSADVGYLVTKVVAVDVDSGQNAWLSYKLQKATDRALFEVGLQNGEIRTIRQVTDKDAVKQRLTVIVEDNGQPSRSATVIVNVAVADSFPEVLSEFTDFTQDKEYNDNLTFYLVLALAVVSFLFITCLVFIISVKIYRWRQSRILYHSNLPVIPYYPPRYSDTLGTGTLQHVYNYEVCRTTDSRKSDCKFGRAGSQNVLIMDPSSTGTMQRLQNEKSILDEPDSPLEVRCKTQLVYFWNLFFV, from the coding sequence atgGCATGTGGAATACGACCCTATACCCGGTGCGAAAAATGGCGTTTTGGCTGCGGACAGAACTGGCATTTACTGCTGgtccttttttatttaatttgtatggTCAACGGACATATCCGATATTCAATaccagaggagatgaagaaaggTTCCCTAGTCGGTAATGTAGCACAGGATCTTGGTTTGGATCTGAAAAGGCTTCGTTCCGGTCGGGCCCGTATCGTGACCGAAGAGAGCATCCAGTACACCGAGCTGAAGACAGACAAAGGGATTTTAGTCGTCAATGATAGAATTGACCGAGAGCAGCTTTGTGGAGACGTGACACCGTGTAGTTTCAGCTTTGAGGTGATTTTAGAAAACCCGATGGAGCTATATCAAATTACAGTTGAAATAACAGACATAAATGATCATTCGCCCACGTTTAAAAGAAACAGCATCCATTTTGAAATCAGTGAATCCGCTAATACTGGATCTCGATTTCCACTGACTAGTGCAGAAGATCCAGATGTGGGTGTTAATGGACTCAGAGAATATTTTTTGACCGAGAATGacaattttgttttaaaacaaaactcaaatgCAGATGGAAAGAAATACGCAGAGATGGTTCTTCAGAAGCCattagacagagagacaaatccTCATCTGTCTCTAAAGCTGATAGCTGTAGACGGTGGAAGTCCGCAGAGATCTGGTACAGTAAATATAGATGTGACTGTTCTTGATATCAATGACAATGCACCTGTATTTAATCAATCTGTGTACAAAGCTACAGTGATGGAAAATTCTCCCAGAGATACTTACGTTACCACTGTTAATGCCAGTGACGCAGACATCGGGTCAAACAGTATTGTTACGTATTATTTTTCAGATCTGAACAGTGGTCTAAGTGATTTGTTTAGAATTGATGAAAAAACTGGCGTCATTTCAATAACAGGCTCTATTGattatgaaaaagacaaaaaatatgaacTTAGAATAGAAGGAAAAGATCAAGGAGGTTTGACAGATTCAAGTAAAGTGATAATTGAAGTTactgatgtgaatgacaacGCCCCTACTATTAGCGTCATGTCGTTCACTAGTCCTGTGTCAGAGGACTCCCCTCCCGGTACAACAATTGgcattataaatgtaaaagatCTCGATTCAAGTGATAACGGACAAGTAAATTGTAGAATAGAACAAAACgcacctttcaaaataaaatccaatttAAGAAATTACTATACATTGGTGACTGATATTGTATTAGACCGTGAAAGTGTTTCAGACTATAACATCACTGTTGTTGCGACAGATGCAGGAATGCCTCCTCTGTCAACAAAAAGAACCTTTCATTTAAAGGTCTCTGATGTGAACGATAATGCCCCGGTTTTTCCACGAGGTGTTTACAGCGCATTTATTCCAGAGAATAACTCTCCAGGCGtttctgttctcactgtgaGAGCTAAAGATCCTGATGAAAACCAAAACGCCCGAATATCGTATATTTTGGAAGATACTAATACCGGTGGATCTCCAGTTTCTGAGTATGTTTCTATAAATGCAGAAAGTGGAGTGATACATGCAGTTCGCTCGTTTGATTATGAGCAAATCAAACAGCTGGTTTTCATTGTCAAAGCGCAGGATGGAGGTTCACCTCCACTCAGTAGCAATGTGACTGTTAAAATACTGATCCAcgaccagaacgacaaccctcctcaggttctgtacccagtccagactggtggctctctggtagctgaaatggtgcctcgttcagcagatgtgggctatctggtgactaaagtggtggctgttgatgtggactctggacagaatgcctggctctcctataaactgcagaaagccacagacagggcgctgtttgaagttggcttacagaatggagaaataagaactatccgccaagtgactgataaagatgcagtgaaacaaagactgactgttatagtggaggacaacgggcagccctctcgttcagctacagtcattgttaacgtggcggtggcggacagcttccctgaagtgctgtcggagttcactgactttacacAGGACAAGGAatacaatgacaacctgactttttacttagtgttggctctggctgtagtttccttcctcttcatcacgtgtttagtgtttattatatcagtgaaaatctacagatggagacagtctcgcatcctgtatcactccaatctccctgtgattccatattatccaccacgttactcagacactttggggacagggactctccaacacgtgtacaattacgaggtgtgcaggacgactgactccagaaagagtgactgtaagttcggcagagctggtagtcagaacgtgctgataatggaccccagttctacagggacgatgcagcggttacagaatgaaaagagcatcctggatgaaccagactctcctctAGAGGTGAGGTGCAAGACGCaacttgtttatttttggaatcttttttttgtctga